Proteins found in one Kwoniella shivajii chromosome 4, complete sequence genomic segment:
- a CDS encoding mitotic-spindle organizing protein 1, whose protein sequence is MSSAQDDARLQNARETIDSLHDLSQLLQTGLDKNTLSICVGMIEQGANPDTLAAVIKELRRENEILKGQKDGH, encoded by the exons ATGTCCTCAGCACAAGACGATGCTAGACTCCAAAATGCTAGAGAGACGATAGATT CTTTACATGACTTGTCGCAACTCTTACAAACAG GTCTCGACAAAAATACTCTATCAATATGTGTAGGGATGATCGAACAAGGTGCTAATCCTGACACATTGGCG GCAGTGATCAAAGAGCTCAGGAGGGAAAATGAGATTCTGAAAGGTCAGAAAGATGGTCATTGA